A single window of Sparus aurata chromosome 12, fSpaAur1.1, whole genome shotgun sequence DNA harbors:
- the pitpnb gene encoding phosphatidylinositol transfer protein beta isoform isoform X1 encodes MVLIKEYRVVLPVSVEEYQVGQLFSVAEASKNETGGGEGIEVLKNEPYEKDGEKGQYTHKIYHLKSKVPGFVKMIAPEGALVFHEKAWNAYPYCRTIVTNEYMKDDFMIKIETWHKPDMGTIENVHDLDEQTWRSVEVVPIDIANKDEVAPGDYKEEEDPSLFHSAKTGRGPLSPDWKNELSTDCPHMCAYKLVTVKFRWWGLQTKVEGFIQRQEKRIFTNFHRQLFCWIDRWVGLTMDDIRRMEEETQKELEELRSKGPIRGTSAAHEQ; translated from the exons ATGGTGCTCATCAAGGAATA CCGTGTAGTGTTGCCAGTCTCTGTGGAAGAG TATCAAGTAGGGCAGCTGTTCTCTGTGGCTGAGGCCAGCAAGAATGAGACCGGAGGAGGAGAAGGCATCGAGGTGCTGAAGAACGAACCTTACGAGAAGGATGGCGAGAAGGGACAGTACACGCATAAAATATACCATCTAAAGAG TAAAGTCCCAGGGTTTGTGAAGATGATTGCACCAGAGGGAGCATTAGTTTTTCACGAAAAGGCCTGGAACGCCTACCCGTACTGTCGCACGA ttGTGACg AATGAGTACATGAAGGACGACTTTATGATTAAGATCGAGACGTGGCACAAACCCGACATGGGAACAATAGAAAAT GTCCACGACCTGGACGAGCAGACATGGAGGTCTGTGGAGGTGGTGCCCATAGATATTGCAAACAAAGACGAAGTGGCCCCCGGG GACtacaaggaagaagaagatcCTTCTCTTTTCCACTCCGCCAAGACAGGCAGAGGACCGCTAAGCCCTGACTGGAAG aacGAGCTGTCGACAGACTGTCCTCACATGTGTGCATACAAACTGGTCACTGTCAAGTTCAGATGGTGGGGACTGCAAACCAAAGTGGAAGGTTTCATCCAGAGG CAAGAAAAGCGTATTTTCACCAACTTCCACCGCCAGCTGTTCTGCTGGATCGACAGATGGGTGGGTTTGACCATGGACGACATCAGGCGGATGGAGGAGGAGACCCAAAAAGAGCTCGAGGAG CTGCGTAGTAAAGGTCCGATTCGAGGCACCAGTGCTGCTCATGAGCAATGA
- the pitpnb gene encoding phosphatidylinositol transfer protein beta isoform isoform X2, with product MVLIKEYRVVLPVSVEEYQVGQLFSVAEASKNETGGGEGIEVLKNEPYEKDGEKGQYTHKIYHLKSKVPGFVKMIAPEGALVFHEKAWNAYPYCRTIVTNEYMKDDFMIKIETWHKPDMGTIENVHDLDEQTWRSVEVVPIDIANKDEVAPGDYKEEEDPSLFHSAKTGRGPLSPDWKNELSTDCPHMCAYKLVTVKFRWWGLQTKVEGFIQRQEKRIFTNFHRQLFCWIDRWVGLTMDDIRRMEEETQKELEEMRQKGDVRGTSATEE from the exons ATGGTGCTCATCAAGGAATA CCGTGTAGTGTTGCCAGTCTCTGTGGAAGAG TATCAAGTAGGGCAGCTGTTCTCTGTGGCTGAGGCCAGCAAGAATGAGACCGGAGGAGGAGAAGGCATCGAGGTGCTGAAGAACGAACCTTACGAGAAGGATGGCGAGAAGGGACAGTACACGCATAAAATATACCATCTAAAGAG TAAAGTCCCAGGGTTTGTGAAGATGATTGCACCAGAGGGAGCATTAGTTTTTCACGAAAAGGCCTGGAACGCCTACCCGTACTGTCGCACGA ttGTGACg AATGAGTACATGAAGGACGACTTTATGATTAAGATCGAGACGTGGCACAAACCCGACATGGGAACAATAGAAAAT GTCCACGACCTGGACGAGCAGACATGGAGGTCTGTGGAGGTGGTGCCCATAGATATTGCAAACAAAGACGAAGTGGCCCCCGGG GACtacaaggaagaagaagatcCTTCTCTTTTCCACTCCGCCAAGACAGGCAGAGGACCGCTAAGCCCTGACTGGAAG aacGAGCTGTCGACAGACTGTCCTCACATGTGTGCATACAAACTGGTCACTGTCAAGTTCAGATGGTGGGGACTGCAAACCAAAGTGGAAGGTTTCATCCAGAGG CAAGAAAAGCGTATTTTCACCAACTTCCACCGCCAGCTGTTCTGCTGGATCGACAGATGGGTGGGTTTGACCATGGACGACATCAGGCGGATGGAGGAGGAGACCCAAAAAGAGCTCGAGGAG ATGCGTCAGAAGGGAGATGTGCGAGGGACCTCTGCGACAGAAGAGTAG